One stretch of Amycolatopsis sp. NBC_00345 DNA includes these proteins:
- a CDS encoding S53 family peptidase — MIAASCVAALAIAGTATAGTAPGRVALAGTSRTYDFIDHGAVPAGTPVSESIYLAVKDPAALAAQAKAMSDPHSPGYGRFLSRDRIRELHQLDPAQVGHVRDWLTSAGLNVSRPDWRQLRVTGTFAQLNAAFAVTFHDYTFPPETHIQGHYLIPSTELSVPAGLGPLVLGVGQDTILIRDAKAKTAATQRAVRTPHIDAGQAATCSKYWGELPAKGLPQANGATPPLAPCGYTPQQLRRAYGLDRLNLTGAGQTVAVLSGPMNTLEQDINTWSKHVGTQPLRPGQLTAVPTPDGSPDEDPRDGGAIEATIDAEAVHGLAPDANIVAIGESTAQGTNLLDSLTYVLDRTNASIVSASLGFDPVPGMRKAYDQVFQEGALQGVGFYFCSGDGGFKITDDGRGDWLNPAANSPWETSVGGTSLAIGPDGKRSWETGWGDATSALSPDGASWQAMQSDGGTGGGRAGDRPEPWYQHGVVPDQLATGPDGSHNRVGPDVAMDADPVTGLLVGGTALGGSPTTDPGTWLYTEHKYGGTSLSTPLFAGVQALAQQARGGKPFGFANPIMYQRANSPAFRDVTTYRRPDGNVPTTVSYRPDDKGNNTPTLYSILASQLADGTPDGIVPPEVGPGFDTETGLGTPTTAYLRSFIGS, encoded by the coding sequence ATGATCGCCGCGTCCTGCGTGGCGGCACTCGCCATCGCCGGGACCGCGACGGCCGGTACCGCGCCCGGCCGGGTCGCCCTGGCCGGCACCAGCCGAACGTACGACTTCATCGACCACGGCGCGGTACCCGCCGGCACCCCGGTGTCCGAGAGCATCTACCTCGCCGTCAAAGACCCGGCCGCGCTGGCCGCCCAGGCGAAAGCGATGTCGGATCCACACAGCCCCGGCTACGGCCGGTTCCTCAGCCGGGACCGGATCCGCGAACTCCACCAGCTCGATCCCGCCCAGGTCGGCCACGTCCGCGACTGGCTGACCTCAGCGGGCCTGAACGTGTCGCGGCCCGACTGGCGGCAGCTGCGGGTGACCGGCACGTTCGCTCAGCTCAACGCCGCCTTCGCGGTGACCTTCCACGACTACACCTTCCCTCCCGAGACCCACATCCAAGGCCACTACCTCATCCCGAGCACCGAGCTGAGCGTGCCGGCCGGCCTCGGCCCCCTGGTCCTCGGCGTCGGGCAGGACACCATCCTCATCAGGGACGCCAAAGCCAAGACCGCGGCCACGCAACGCGCCGTGCGCACCCCGCACATCGACGCCGGCCAGGCCGCAACCTGTTCGAAGTATTGGGGCGAACTGCCCGCGAAGGGACTGCCACAAGCGAACGGCGCGACGCCACCGCTGGCCCCGTGCGGATACACACCCCAGCAACTGCGCCGCGCCTACGGACTCGACCGCCTCAACCTCACCGGCGCCGGCCAAACCGTCGCCGTGCTGTCCGGACCGATGAACACCCTCGAACAGGACATCAACACCTGGTCGAAACACGTCGGCACCCAACCGCTCCGCCCCGGGCAGCTCACCGCCGTACCGACGCCGGACGGCTCACCCGACGAAGACCCCCGCGACGGTGGCGCGATCGAGGCCACGATCGACGCCGAGGCCGTACACGGCCTCGCCCCCGACGCGAACATCGTCGCGATCGGGGAATCCACCGCGCAGGGCACCAACCTCCTCGACAGCCTGACCTACGTCCTCGACCGCACGAACGCCAGCATCGTTTCGGCGTCACTGGGCTTCGATCCCGTGCCAGGCATGCGAAAGGCCTACGACCAGGTGTTCCAGGAAGGCGCACTGCAAGGCGTCGGATTCTACTTCTGCTCCGGCGACGGCGGCTTCAAGATCACCGACGACGGCCGCGGCGACTGGCTGAACCCCGCCGCCAACAGCCCCTGGGAAACCTCGGTCGGCGGCACCTCGCTCGCGATCGGGCCGGACGGCAAGCGGTCCTGGGAAACCGGCTGGGGCGACGCGACCAGCGCGCTGTCCCCGGACGGCGCCTCCTGGCAAGCGATGCAGAGCGACGGGGGCACCGGCGGCGGCCGGGCCGGCGACCGGCCGGAGCCGTGGTACCAGCACGGCGTCGTCCCGGACCAGCTCGCCACCGGCCCGGACGGCAGCCACAACCGGGTCGGCCCCGACGTCGCCATGGACGCGGACCCCGTGACCGGCCTCCTGGTCGGCGGCACCGCGCTCGGCGGCTCACCGACCACCGACCCCGGCACCTGGTTGTACACCGAGCACAAATACGGCGGGACCAGCCTCTCCACCCCGTTGTTCGCCGGAGTGCAAGCGCTCGCCCAGCAAGCGAGGGGCGGCAAACCCTTCGGCTTCGCCAACCCGATCATGTACCAGCGAGCCAACTCCCCCGCGTTCCGCGACGTCACGACCTACCGGCGGCCGGACGGAAACGTCCCGACCACCGTCTCCTACCGGCCGGACGACAAGGGAAACAACACACCGACCCTCTACAGCATCCTCGCCAGCCAGCTGGCCGACGGAACACCCGACGGGATCGTCCCCCCGGAAGTCGGCCCCGGGTTCGACACCGAAACCGGCCTCGGCACCCCGACCACGGCCTACCTGCGGTCCTTCATCGGCAGCTGA